The sequence below is a genomic window from Candidatus Binataceae bacterium.
GAGTCTCGGTTCTCTTTCCTAACCAGTTTGAGGAAGCCGCAATCGCCCTGGGGCGCGCGTTTGTTCGAGATCCGGCACTGATGGCGATTTTACCGGAGAGCGTAGTTTCCGAGCCGGGTGCACGTGTGCGCCGGCTCACGGAGGTGTTTCGCGCAGCCCTGTCGGTTCAGCGTCGCGAAGGCGAGCCGGTGTTGGGCGTGCTCGACGACGGCAAGGTGGCAGGCGCCGCAGTCATAGCGGGGGGTGGTGCGGCGTCGATTCTGACGCTGCTCGGTTTCGGGCTGCCATTCATGCCGCGGATGATTCGCGCAGTCGGTTGGGGCGGTACGATGCGGGCCCTGCAGTTGACCGACACCCTGGCGCGCAACCATCCGCCGCAGCGACACATCTACCTTAACTTCCTGGGCGTCGATCCGGAGCACCAGGGCAAGCATTACGGAATCGCCCTACTCGATGCCCTGCGCGAACTCGCCATGCAGCGAACCGACCTGGCGGGCGTCTACCTCGAAACCGCGACTGAAGCGAATGTGCCGTACTATTCGGCGCATGGCTACCAGGTTATCGGCGAAATGTATCCCCTAGGCGTAAAGTTCTGGCGGATGTTCCAGGCCAAGCCAGGCTGAATAGGCCTCCCGCATGGCAGACAGGCGGTCTTATGGGGCGCGGTTTGCTTCGCATCGAATGGCCGCGAACTATCGGTTCAGACCCGACTACTCAAGCGAAGTCTACGACACCCTGTCAGTACTGCTGCCCGCACGACCGCGAAACTTGCTTGATGCCGGATGTGGTCCGGGAAAAATCGTGCGTGGG
It includes:
- a CDS encoding GNAT family N-acetyltransferase is translated as MAILPESVVSEPGARVRRLTEVFRAALSVQRREGEPVLGVLDDGKVAGAAVIAGGGAASILTLLGFGLPFMPRMIRAVGWGGTMRALQLTDTLARNHPPQRHIYLNFLGVDPEHQGKHYGIALLDALRELAMQRTDLAGVYLETATEANVPYYSAHGYQVIGEMYPLGVKFWRMFQAKPG